The DNA region TTTTGCCCGATCCGCGCTATCAGAGCACGCTGGTGAGCAAGTTCATCAACTGCCTGATGCTGGATGGCAAACGGAGCAAGGCCGAATCGATCCTGTACAAGGCGATGGCTTTGCTGGAAGAGAAAGTCGGACAGCCGGGCCTGAACGTGTTCAAGCAGGCGGTCAACAATGCCAAGCCCGCGCTCGAGGTTAAGAGTCGTCGTGTGGGTGGCGCCACCTACCAGGTGCCGGTCGAGGTCCGCCCGGACCGTCGTACCGCCCTGGCTTTGCGCTGGCTGATCGGGTTCGCCCGCGAACGCAACGAGAAGACCATGGATGAGCGCCTGGCTGCCGAGCTGTTGTCCTGCTACCGCAATGAGGGCAGCACGGTAAAGAAAAAGGAAGACACTCATCGCATGGCGGAAGCCAACCGGGCGTTCGCGCATTACCGCTGGTAGTGCCGCGCGCGGAGCTTGCTCTCTGCGTAAATGAATGAGATGTACCGAAC from bacterium includes:
- the rpsG gene encoding 30S ribosomal protein S7; protein product: MSRRRVALKREVLPDPRYQSTLVSKFINCLMLDGKRSKAESILYKAMALLEEKVGQPGLNVFKQAVNNAKPALEVKSRRVGGATYQVPVEVRPDRRTALALRWLIGFARERNEKTMDERLAAELLSCYRNEGSTVKKKEDTHRMAEANRAFAHYRW